Proteins encoded together in one Catellatospora citrea window:
- a CDS encoding NlpC/P60 family protein codes for MTPLRTASRSLTRALVLIGALLVGLAPALPAHAEPTLPEIESQIAKEWNQLEPLIEEYNKVHGELKKLQKKAATLDAKLQPLRMTVEVTRTRVGVIAAEYYKGGRNTEVNALLNSGSPQQFAEQLMILQQIAHGKQEQISATSEAKAKFDVEKAALDKAIADQKAKDEEMAKKKQAIEADMSKLQALRLKAYGSGAPGGSYKIGALCPSTAIGGKGQTAATWACKQIGKSYVYGADGPDHFDCSGLTQWAWAKAGVSLSHYTKAQWGEGTRVSTPQTGDLVFFYPNDGLHHVGMYVGTVNGRRVMVHAPHTGDVVRMAYIDTMPLAGYVRPS; via the coding sequence GTGACCCCCCTCCGTACCGCGTCGCGCTCGCTCACCCGGGCGCTCGTGCTGATCGGCGCCCTGCTCGTCGGCCTCGCGCCCGCGCTGCCCGCACATGCCGAGCCGACCCTCCCCGAGATCGAGTCGCAGATCGCCAAGGAGTGGAACCAGCTCGAGCCGCTGATCGAGGAGTACAACAAGGTCCACGGCGAGCTGAAGAAGCTGCAGAAGAAGGCAGCCACGCTGGACGCCAAGCTCCAGCCCCTGCGGATGACCGTCGAGGTGACCCGGACCCGGGTGGGCGTGATCGCCGCCGAGTACTACAAGGGCGGCCGCAACACCGAGGTCAACGCGCTGTTGAACAGTGGTTCGCCCCAGCAGTTCGCGGAGCAGTTGATGATCCTGCAGCAGATCGCCCACGGCAAGCAGGAGCAGATCTCGGCGACGTCGGAGGCCAAGGCCAAGTTCGACGTCGAGAAGGCCGCGCTGGACAAGGCCATCGCCGACCAGAAGGCCAAGGACGAGGAGATGGCCAAGAAGAAGCAGGCCATCGAGGCGGACATGAGCAAGCTGCAGGCGCTGCGGCTGAAGGCCTACGGCAGCGGCGCGCCGGGCGGAAGCTACAAGATCGGCGCGCTGTGCCCGTCGACCGCCATCGGCGGCAAGGGCCAGACCGCGGCGACCTGGGCCTGCAAGCAGATCGGCAAGAGCTACGTCTACGGCGCCGACGGGCCGGACCACTTCGACTGCTCCGGCCTGACCCAGTGGGCCTGGGCCAAGGCGGGCGTGAGCCTCTCCCACTACACCAAGGCGCAGTGGGGCGAGGGCACCCGGGTCAGCACGCCGCAGACCGGCGACCTGGTGTTCTTCTACCCCAACGACGGGCTCCACCACGTGGGCATGTACGTCGGCACGGTGAACGGCAGGCGGGTCATGGTGCACGCACCGCACACCGGTGACGTCGTGCGCATGGCCTACATCGACACGATGCCGCTGGCCGGATACGTGCGCCCCAGCTGA
- a CDS encoding hemolysin family protein, producing the protein MTELLITAALLLGNAFFVGAEFALIASRRTVIEPKAQTSRPAAWALSAMNQIPLMIAGAQLGITLCSLALGAIAEPALAHFIEPVFHALGLPENMRHPIAFVLALLVVVFLHTVIGEMVPKNITLAGPEASVLWLGPPMLAFCIATKPLLVAMKWASRKVLRLWRVEAADAVKTVFTAEELAGLVQQAHTEGLLDPEQHARIAGALALHQRTAADALRPWSSVTIVTDDTSPATLEVLATRTGRSRFPVVARGTRRVLGFVHIKDVIGLAGASRREPIPGTLVRPLAIVPPDRSLAELLLSMRRERRHIVLVSEGQLPLGVVTLDDVLNAIMAPAV; encoded by the coding sequence ATGACTGAGCTGCTGATCACCGCGGCGCTGCTGCTGGGCAACGCGTTCTTCGTCGGCGCCGAGTTCGCGCTGATCGCCTCCCGGCGTACCGTCATCGAGCCGAAGGCGCAGACCTCACGCCCCGCGGCCTGGGCGTTGTCGGCGATGAACCAGATCCCGTTGATGATCGCCGGCGCGCAGCTGGGCATCACGCTGTGCTCGCTGGCGCTGGGCGCGATCGCGGAACCGGCGCTGGCCCACTTCATCGAACCGGTGTTCCACGCCCTCGGCCTGCCCGAGAACATGCGGCATCCGATCGCCTTCGTGCTGGCCCTGCTCGTCGTGGTCTTCCTGCACACGGTGATCGGCGAGATGGTGCCGAAGAACATCACCCTGGCCGGGCCGGAGGCCAGCGTGCTCTGGCTGGGGCCGCCGATGCTGGCCTTCTGCATCGCCACCAAGCCGCTGCTGGTGGCCATGAAGTGGGCCTCGCGCAAGGTGCTGCGGTTGTGGCGGGTCGAGGCCGCGGACGCGGTGAAGACCGTCTTCACCGCGGAGGAGCTGGCGGGCCTGGTCCAGCAGGCGCACACCGAGGGTCTGCTGGACCCGGAGCAGCACGCCCGGATCGCGGGCGCGCTGGCGCTGCATCAGCGCACCGCCGCGGACGCGCTGCGGCCCTGGTCGTCGGTCACCATCGTCACCGACGACACCTCCCCGGCCACGCTGGAGGTGCTGGCCACCCGCACCGGGCGGTCCCGCTTCCCGGTGGTGGCCCGCGGGACCCGGCGGGTGCTGGGTTTCGTGCACATCAAGGACGTGATCGGGCTGGCGGGCGCGAGCCGCCGCGAGCCGATCCCGGGCACCCTGGTCCGGCCGCTGGCGATCGTGCCGCCGGACCGTTCGCTGGCCGAACTGCTGCTGTCGATGCGCCGCGAGCGGCGGCACATCGTGCTGGTGAGCGAGGGCCAGCTGCCGCTGGGCGTGGTCACACTCGATGATGTGCTCAACGCCATCATGGCCCCGGCGGTATGA
- a CDS encoding hemolysin family protein gives MLLTVGTAFFVAAEFALVTVDRAEIDTRADRGERQARTVRRALRELSFQLSGAQLGITLTALLTGYLAEPALRPLVEPLGVSAGLSHVISLGIATLFSMLFGELVPKNAALSRPMPVALRTAGPMRVFSRMFKPLIFTLNGTANWLVRRMGIEPQEELASARSPEELGLLAAISAQAGALPTDTALLLQRTVRFGDKHAAEAMTPRIDVVGLAGSATVAELFEAARETGHSRFPVYEQTLDTVTGVVSVNDALAVPPARRSLTTVAAVAREPVLVPGSLDLDKVVAALRAGRSDFAIVVDEYGGTDGVVTIEDLVEELVGEIADEHDTAEEEESGSIEVTVPGGVRTWLVDGMLREDELDEQTGFRLPEGPYETLGGYLMAELGRIPVVGDALVANDWEFTVVEMDRHRVEQVRLVRLAGDDDD, from the coding sequence GTGCTGCTCACGGTCGGCACCGCGTTCTTCGTGGCGGCCGAGTTCGCGCTGGTCACGGTCGACCGGGCAGAGATCGACACCCGGGCCGACCGGGGTGAGCGCCAGGCTCGCACGGTCCGCCGAGCGCTGCGGGAGCTGTCCTTCCAGCTCTCCGGCGCGCAGCTGGGCATCACACTGACCGCGCTGCTCACCGGTTACCTGGCCGAGCCCGCGCTGCGCCCGCTGGTCGAGCCGCTGGGCGTGTCCGCCGGGCTGAGCCACGTGATCTCGCTCGGCATCGCGACCCTGTTCTCCATGCTCTTCGGCGAGCTGGTGCCGAAGAACGCCGCGCTGTCCCGGCCGATGCCGGTGGCGCTGCGCACGGCGGGTCCGATGCGGGTCTTCTCGCGCATGTTCAAGCCGCTGATCTTCACGCTGAACGGCACCGCCAACTGGCTGGTGCGGCGGATGGGCATCGAGCCGCAGGAGGAGCTGGCCAGCGCCCGCTCACCCGAGGAACTGGGCCTGCTGGCCGCGATCTCGGCGCAGGCCGGGGCACTGCCCACGGACACCGCCCTGCTGCTGCAGCGCACGGTGCGTTTCGGCGACAAGCACGCGGCCGAGGCGATGACGCCGCGCATCGACGTGGTGGGACTGGCCGGCTCGGCGACGGTCGCGGAGCTGTTCGAGGCCGCGCGGGAGACGGGACACAGCCGGTTCCCGGTGTACGAGCAGACGCTGGACACCGTCACCGGCGTGGTGTCGGTCAACGACGCGCTCGCGGTGCCGCCCGCCCGCCGCTCGCTGACCACGGTCGCCGCGGTGGCCCGTGAACCGGTGCTGGTGCCGGGCTCACTCGACCTGGACAAGGTCGTCGCCGCACTGCGGGCGGGCCGCTCCGACTTCGCCATCGTCGTCGACGAGTACGGCGGCACCGACGGTGTGGTCACCATCGAGGACCTGGTCGAGGAGCTGGTCGGGGAGATCGCCGACGAGCACGACACCGCCGAGGAGGAGGAGTCGGGCTCGATCGAGGTGACCGTGCCCGGCGGGGTGCGCACCTGGCTGGTCGACGGCATGCTGCGCGAGGACGAGTTGGACGAGCAGACCGGGTTCCGGCTGCCCGAGGGCCCGTACGAGACGCTGGGCGGATACCTGATGGCGGAGCTGGGCCGGATCCCGGTGGTGGGCGACGCGCTGGTCGCCAACGACTGGGAGTTCACCGTGGTGGAGATGGACCGGCACCGGGTGGAGCAGGTACGGCTGGTCCGGCTGGCGGGCGACGACGATGACTGA
- a CDS encoding (Fe-S)-binding protein: MGGVQIVSTVIAVAVTAVAVALVVRAVRQMLAVIRLGQPDPTRSGQRAARWKTMLTETFGHTRMFKWSVVGAAHWLVMIGFIVLSTLVAGAYFEVVNPEWELPILGGWDVFAFVTEWIGILGIPAIIVLIVIRLRQLPSRTSNSRFAGSTMWQAFFVEYVILSVLVLGFLIRGFKVSAGLFHHPVWATPFSHALGAILPASLAAITITALIKILVSMGWAITIGLNPTMGVAWHRFLAFFNIYFKRNADGAPALGALKPMTSNGAPIDLEEADPEKDTFGVSQVEHFGWKGLLDFSTCTECGRCQSQCPAWNTGKPLSPKLVVLSLRDHAYAKAPYLLAGGGKDLSGEEKGTAEQLAGVNVLALAEAERPLVGGASELGIIDPDALWSCTMCGACVEQCPVDIEHIDHIVDMRRYQVMIESSFPSEAGAMLRNLENKGNPWGAPPNTREDWTKGLDFAVPRVGETEEFEYLFWVGCAGAFEDKAKKTTRAVATLLNEAGVKFAILGNNETCTGDPARRIGNEFVYQMLAQQNVETIKESGALKIVATCPHCFNTIGNEYQELGLDVEVVHHTELLAHLVKTGKLTPVAPIDGGLTYHDPCFLGRHNRVFTPPREVLGAAIGAGATTSAGGGTGILEMGRREERSFCCGAGGARMWMEERIGKRINVERTEEALATGAKTIAVGCPFCSTMITDGVRSKGQEEVEVIDVASVLLRSVKPTPTP; this comes from the coding sequence ATGGGCGGCGTACAGATCGTCAGCACGGTCATCGCGGTGGCCGTGACCGCGGTCGCGGTGGCGCTGGTCGTACGGGCGGTGCGGCAGATGCTCGCCGTCATCCGACTCGGTCAGCCCGACCCCACCCGCTCGGGTCAGCGGGCGGCCCGGTGGAAGACCATGCTGACCGAGACGTTCGGGCATACCCGGATGTTCAAGTGGTCCGTGGTCGGCGCGGCGCACTGGCTCGTGATGATCGGCTTCATCGTGCTGTCGACGCTGGTCGCCGGTGCCTACTTCGAGGTCGTCAACCCCGAGTGGGAGCTGCCGATCCTCGGCGGCTGGGACGTGTTCGCATTCGTGACCGAGTGGATCGGCATCCTCGGCATCCCGGCGATCATCGTGCTGATCGTGATCCGGCTGCGCCAGCTGCCCTCGCGCACCTCGAACTCCCGCTTCGCCGGCTCGACGATGTGGCAGGCCTTCTTCGTCGAGTACGTCATCCTGTCCGTGCTGGTGCTGGGCTTCCTGATCCGCGGCTTCAAGGTCTCGGCCGGGCTGTTCCACCACCCGGTGTGGGCCACCCCGTTCTCGCACGCGCTCGGCGCGATCCTGCCCGCCTCCCTGGCCGCGATCACGATCACCGCCCTGATCAAGATCCTCGTGTCGATGGGCTGGGCGATCACCATCGGCCTCAACCCGACCATGGGCGTGGCCTGGCACCGCTTCCTGGCCTTCTTCAACATCTACTTCAAGCGCAACGCCGACGGCGCGCCCGCGCTCGGCGCGCTCAAGCCGATGACCTCCAACGGCGCCCCGATCGACCTGGAGGAGGCCGACCCGGAGAAGGACACCTTCGGCGTCTCCCAGGTCGAGCACTTCGGCTGGAAGGGCCTGCTGGACTTCTCCACCTGCACCGAGTGCGGCCGCTGCCAGTCGCAGTGCCCGGCCTGGAACACCGGCAAGCCGCTGTCGCCGAAGCTGGTCGTGCTGTCGCTGCGCGACCACGCGTACGCCAAGGCCCCCTACCTGCTGGCCGGTGGCGGCAAGGACCTGTCCGGCGAGGAGAAGGGCACCGCGGAGCAGCTCGCCGGGGTCAACGTGCTCGCGCTCGCCGAAGCCGAGCGGCCGCTCGTCGGGGGCGCGTCCGAGCTGGGCATCATCGACCCGGACGCGCTGTGGTCCTGCACCATGTGCGGCGCCTGCGTCGAGCAGTGCCCGGTGGACATCGAGCACATCGACCACATCGTCGACATGCGCCGCTACCAGGTGATGATCGAGTCGAGCTTCCCCTCCGAGGCCGGCGCGATGCTGCGCAACCTGGAGAACAAGGGCAACCCGTGGGGCGCGCCGCCCAACACCCGCGAGGACTGGACCAAGGGCCTGGACTTCGCCGTGCCGCGGGTCGGTGAGACCGAGGAGTTCGAGTACCTGTTCTGGGTCGGCTGCGCCGGCGCGTTCGAGGACAAGGCGAAGAAGACCACCCGCGCCGTCGCGACGCTGCTCAACGAGGCCGGGGTCAAGTTCGCGATCCTCGGCAACAACGAGACCTGCACCGGCGACCCGGCCCGGCGCATCGGCAACGAGTTCGTCTACCAGATGCTCGCCCAGCAGAACGTCGAGACGATCAAGGAGTCGGGCGCGCTGAAGATCGTCGCGACCTGCCCGCACTGCTTCAACACCATCGGCAACGAGTACCAGGAGCTGGGTCTCGACGTCGAGGTGGTGCACCACACCGAGCTGCTGGCACACCTGGTCAAGACCGGCAAGCTCACCCCGGTCGCGCCGATCGACGGCGGGCTGACCTACCACGACCCGTGCTTCCTGGGCCGCCACAACCGCGTCTTCACCCCGCCGCGCGAGGTGCTCGGGGCGGCCATCGGCGCGGGCGCGACCACCTCGGCCGGTGGTGGCACCGGGATCCTGGAGATGGGCCGGCGCGAGGAGCGCTCGTTCTGCTGCGGCGCCGGTGGCGCGCGCATGTGGATGGAGGAGCGCATCGGCAAGCGGATCAACGTCGAGCGCACCGAGGAGGCCCTGGCCACCGGCGCGAAGACGATCGCCGTCGGTTGCCCCTTCTGCTCCACGATGATCACCGACGGCGTCCGCTCCAAGGGCCAGGAAGAGGTCGAGGTCATCGACGTCGCCTCAGTCCTGCTCCGCTCCGTCAAACCCACCCCCACCCCCTGA
- a CDS encoding cell division protein CrgA, with product MPKSQVRKKKIYTPPTDVVPSATAADKKPSPIWLPITAVSLIVFGIAWLVVYYLSETLYPVQGWGYWNLAVGFGAMVGALGLLSKWR from the coding sequence GTGCCGAAGTCGCAGGTCCGCAAGAAGAAGATCTACACGCCGCCTACCGACGTGGTGCCCTCGGCGACCGCCGCGGACAAGAAGCCGAGCCCGATCTGGCTGCCGATCACCGCGGTCAGTCTGATCGTTTTCGGTATCGCCTGGCTGGTCGTGTACTACCTGTCCGAGACGCTGTACCCGGTGCAGGGCTGGGGGTACTGGAACCTCGCTGTCGGCTTCGGCGCCATGGTCGGCGCGCTCGGTCTGCTCTCCAAGTGGCGCTGA
- a CDS encoding DUF881 domain-containing protein, whose product MEYTSGTSSWRKAVLRAGRAFSRIPGRRRSGWTLGVPLIAATAGLLFTVSATTSQGTTLREDNSVRLDQLVGKKEVEVSAAVQDVNRLRADIDALTGTQAGGDGPLMAERTRGEGYLADAGLTAVHGPGLTVRMDDAPSGGNGLSTGATQDDLVVHQQDVQAVVNALWAGGAEAMTIMGVRVVTTTAVLCVGNTLLLDGRRYSPEFVISAIGDPARMQASLDRAAGVQAFRDAVRAYGLGYSVTRETDIVAPAYQGSVLLRHASVPR is encoded by the coding sequence GTGGAATACACATCCGGCACCTCGTCATGGCGTAAAGCCGTGCTCCGAGCCGGGCGCGCGTTCAGTCGCATACCCGGTCGGCGCCGTAGCGGGTGGACCCTCGGCGTGCCGCTGATCGCGGCCACCGCCGGTCTGCTGTTCACCGTGAGCGCGACCACCTCCCAGGGAACCACGCTACGCGAGGACAACAGCGTTCGGCTGGATCAACTGGTGGGAAAGAAAGAGGTCGAGGTCAGCGCGGCCGTCCAGGACGTGAACCGGCTGCGCGCCGACATCGATGCGCTGACCGGCACGCAGGCCGGCGGCGACGGCCCGCTGATGGCCGAGCGCACCCGCGGCGAGGGCTACCTGGCCGACGCGGGTCTCACCGCGGTGCACGGCCCCGGCCTGACCGTGCGCATGGACGACGCGCCGTCCGGCGGCAACGGCCTGTCCACCGGGGCCACCCAGGACGACCTGGTGGTGCACCAGCAGGACGTGCAGGCCGTGGTCAACGCGCTGTGGGCGGGCGGGGCCGAAGCCATGACAATCATGGGCGTACGGGTGGTCACCACGACCGCCGTGCTGTGTGTCGGCAACACCCTGCTGCTCGACGGGCGGCGCTACTCCCCCGAATTCGTGATCTCGGCGATCGGCGACCCGGCCCGGATGCAGGCGTCGCTCGACAGGGCTGCCGGCGTGCAGGCCTTCCGGGACGCTGTACGCGCGTACGGCCTGGGATATAGCGTCACCCGCGAGACGGACATCGTCGCTCCCGCGTACCAGGGATCGGTGCTGCTGCGCCATGCTTCGGTGCCGCGTTAG
- a CDS encoding class E sortase — MSRHRAHEPEDDQTTTFPRVAEAAPQADASITSVLPVIPAEATTVLPADATTVLPVISSATPPPSPRPAAPPTPAAPLSTTAPLSPAAPLSPAAPLSPAAPPGPVAPLSPAAADATTQLPRITDQTTQLPRIARPAPALATGRAVATDETGLLGAIPPAPPSSPDDDAKPSPRPRWSGEPPPPPVKAIRAGEKNYRSIHSEYTRTTVGSVIRTTLRGTGELMITFGLVILLFAGYEVWGKTAIVDAHQSELEQQLNWDEPTVGPTPTASVAPLAPLPGGSLAKLYLPTLKKHWVVVQGVTQKDIRFAPGHYPNSAMPGQKGNFSVAGHRNRATFWDLDKLHAGDKIVVETPTMFYVYEVVKQRIVLPTAVEVVRAVPPTMTAGKLITLTTCNPKFDNYQRLIIHGKLVDEQPRSEGRPVELAGMS; from the coding sequence ATGAGCAGGCATCGGGCGCACGAACCCGAGGACGACCAGACGACCACGTTCCCCCGCGTGGCCGAGGCCGCGCCGCAGGCGGACGCCTCCATCACCAGCGTGCTGCCGGTGATCCCGGCGGAAGCCACCACGGTGCTTCCCGCGGACGCCACCACGGTGCTCCCGGTCATCAGCTCCGCCACCCCACCACCGTCACCCCGACCCGCAGCACCGCCCACCCCGGCAGCACCACTGAGCACCACCGCACCGCTCAGCCCGGCAGCTCCGCTCAGCCCGGCAGCACCGCTCAGCCCGGCAGCACCGCCTGGCCCGGTGGCACCGCTGAGCCCGGCGGCGGCCGATGCGACGACCCAGCTGCCCAGGATCACGGACCAGACCACTCAGCTGCCGCGCATCGCCCGGCCCGCGCCCGCACTGGCGACCGGGCGGGCCGTGGCCACCGACGAGACCGGCCTGCTGGGCGCGATCCCGCCCGCGCCGCCGTCGTCGCCTGACGACGATGCCAAGCCGTCACCGCGGCCCCGCTGGAGCGGGGAACCGCCACCGCCCCCGGTCAAGGCGATCCGGGCCGGCGAGAAGAACTACCGGAGCATCCACTCCGAGTACACCCGCACCACCGTGGGATCGGTGATCCGCACGACGCTGCGCGGCACCGGCGAGCTCATGATCACGTTCGGCCTGGTCATCCTGCTGTTCGCCGGGTACGAGGTGTGGGGCAAGACGGCCATCGTCGACGCCCACCAGAGCGAGCTGGAGCAGCAGCTGAACTGGGACGAGCCGACCGTCGGGCCGACCCCGACGGCATCGGTCGCCCCGCTGGCGCCGCTGCCCGGCGGCTCGCTGGCGAAGCTCTACCTGCCCACGCTGAAGAAGCACTGGGTGGTGGTGCAGGGCGTGACCCAGAAGGACATCCGGTTCGCCCCGGGCCACTACCCCAACAGCGCGATGCCCGGCCAGAAGGGCAACTTCTCGGTCGCCGGCCACCGCAACCGGGCCACCTTCTGGGACCTCGACAAGCTGCACGCCGGCGACAAGATCGTCGTGGAGACGCCCACCATGTTCTACGTCTACGAGGTGGTCAAGCAGCGCATCGTGCTGCCGACCGCGGTGGAGGTGGTGCGGGCGGTGCCGCCGACCATGACGGCGGGCAAGCTGATCACGCTGACGACCTGCAACCCGAAGTTCGACAACTACCAGCGGCTGATCATCCACGGGAAGCTCGTCGACGAGCAGCCGCGCTCCGAGGGACGTCCGGTCGAGCTGGCAGGGATGTCCTGA
- a CDS encoding aminodeoxychorismate/anthranilate synthase component II encodes MRVLVIDNYDSFVYNLVQYLGQLGVECEVRRNDEISVADVGRVGAAGVLLSPGPGAPESAGVCLDVIAAYAGKIPLFGVCLGHQAIGQAFGGTVTRAPELLHGKTSQVTHTGAGVLAGLPDPFTATRYHSLAVLEDTLPAEIEVTGRTESGVVMAMRHRTLPIEGVQFHPESVLTQGGHLMLANWLASCGFPEALDRAPDLAEEVEQRRLAAFPA; translated from the coding sequence ATGCGCGTTCTCGTGATCGACAACTACGACTCGTTCGTCTACAACCTGGTGCAGTACCTCGGGCAGCTCGGGGTGGAGTGCGAGGTCCGGCGCAACGACGAGATCAGCGTCGCCGACGTCGGGCGGGTCGGGGCGGCCGGTGTGCTGCTCTCCCCCGGCCCGGGCGCGCCCGAGTCGGCCGGCGTATGCCTCGACGTGATCGCCGCGTACGCCGGGAAGATCCCGCTGTTCGGGGTGTGCCTGGGCCACCAGGCCATCGGGCAGGCCTTCGGCGGCACGGTGACCCGCGCCCCGGAGCTGCTGCACGGCAAGACGTCCCAGGTGACGCACACCGGCGCGGGCGTGCTGGCCGGCCTGCCGGACCCGTTCACGGCCACCCGGTACCACTCCCTGGCCGTCCTGGAGGACACCCTGCCCGCCGAGATCGAGGTCACCGGGCGCACGGAGTCGGGGGTGGTGATGGCGATGCGGCACCGCACGCTGCCCATCGAGGGCGTGCAGTTCCACCCGGAGTCGGTGCTCACCCAGGGCGGCCACCTGATGCTGGCGAACTGGCTGGCCTCCTGCGGCTTCCCCGAGGCCCTTGACCGCGCCCCGGACCTGGCCGAAGAGGTCGAGCAGCGCCGCCTCGCCGCCTTCCCCGCCTGA